From the genome of Pseudomonadota bacterium:
CCGTCGCCTGCCGACCGGAAGCGAGCGCCTACCACTTGGAGCTCGCATCCCTCCGCGAGATGAGCGGCAACCTGCCAACTGCGATTGCGAGTCGGCGGCGGGCGCTGGCGCTCGCCCCGGATGACGCCGACGCGATAGCGCGCCTTGGCCACCTGCTGCGTCGGCTCCACGCGATCGATGCAGCCGATCGTCTCTACCGGAGAGCGCTTTCCGTGGTACCCAAGCTCGGCCAGGCGCATCTCGGCCTTGGCTTGCTTGCCGAAGCCAGAGCCGCGGTCGCGGAAGCGCGCATGCATTTCGAGCGCATGGCCGACCAAGTTCCAGGCGCGCTGGCGCGGATCGCCGACGTGGGCCTCCGGGATCATGCGGCCTTGGATCTGGGAACCGACGCGCCCAACCGCTTCACCGCCCTCGGCGAGACCTACTTCCGCGCGAATCGAATCCCGGAGGCCGTGACCGCGTTCTGCATTGCCCTTTCCATGGACGTTGATCACGCGCGGGCGAAGGCCATGCTCAATGCCGTGATGCGGCGCCAGGGCCGCACTGCGGTGTTGTTTCGTCTGCTCGTGCATCCCTCGTTCGGGATCATCGCGGTCGAGGCCGATCTGCTGCTGCGGCACATCCAAGCAGGCTCCGTGCCGCGGGAATTCCTATGCATCCTGCTCTCCGGCAACCGCCCAGCCAACCGGCAGCTGACACGCTTGATTCAGCGGGCGACCTCGCTGGTCGAGGATGATCTCCTCTACTACGCCGCGCTCGAGGTCCTGGCACCCCGCTACATGCTGCCGGAGGGGGTGGTCCGGCTCATGGAATTCGACGTGGGGTTCAATGCACGTACGCGCCCGCCGCTCACCTTCAGCGCCGAAGAGCTCGCCGAGGGCCAAGCCTATCTCGAGGCCAACGGGCTCAATCCCAAGCAAGATTGGTTCGTGTGCATCTATGCCCGCGACATCAGCTATTCGCAAAACGTCTTCAGCGGCGCCCGCCTCGCCACCACCGATTTTCGCAACGCCGACATCGCCACTTTCGTGCCGGCGATCCAGGCGATCATTGCAGCCGGCGGCTGGGTCTTCCGCATCGGCAAGGATGTCGCGCGGCCATTACCGTTGCAGCATGAGCGCGTCATAGATTATGCGGCGAGCGGCCGCAGCGATCTGCTCGATCTCTTTCTGCTGGCGCATTGCCGCTTTTTCCTCGGCACGCCCGCCGGGCCCGGCGATGCCGGACGGCTCTTCAACATGCCCTGCCTTTACGTGAATGCCGTGCCGCCGGGCTTTTGCCCATTCGGTGCTCAGACGATCTACATTTCGAAGAAACTGCGGCACCGCAACGGCGGGGCGCCGGTGCGGTTGGCCGACTACCTGGCGCTCGTCGCCCAAGATCCTTCGATGCTGGCGTTCTTCAGCGACGATGGGCTCGCCTCGGCTGGTCTCGTCTACGAGGACAACACACCGGAGGAGATCGAGGCGGCGACCAAGGAGATGCTGGCGCGGGTCGCAGGCTCCTTCAGCGAGACCGAATTGGACCAGTCCCTGCGTCAGCGCTACCTCGATGCCTTTCGGGCGGGCAGCTGGTCCGGAGCCGCGAAACGCGTTTCAATGTCGAGCGAGGCAGGAATGCCGCTCGGCGCCGCTTTCCTGCGCCGGTATCAGGACCTGCTGTTACCGGACTGAGACGCGGGAATCGCCGCAGGTAATCGACTGCCCTGAGCGGCACCTAGTACCGACTTTCGTAGAAAGTCGGTACAAATCGTTTTGGGCAAGTACCTGATTCACGTGCAAATTCGTGAGTCGACTACGACTCACGAATTTGCGCGATCAGGTACTAGGTCGCCAGCTGCAGGATTTCCTCGACCGGCCGGACATCGGCGAAGGTCTGCATGATGCTGCGCAATCCGGCGAGGTGCGCATCTTCCGTCGGCGCCGCCACACTGTCATGGGGCATGAAGGTGCGAAAGCCGCGCATCATCGCATCGCGAATGGTGGACTCGCAGCAGACATTGGTGGCCGTACCTGCCACCACGACCGTATCGATGCCCTTGTCGCGGAGGAGGGTTTCCAGGTCGTGGGGGTTCTTCATGAAGGCGCTGAAACGGTATTTCGGCAATACGATGTCGCTTGGCCGGCGATCGAGGCGGTCGCTCAGCGCCTGAAACGGGGTGCCCGCCGTTAGCGCCGCCACCGCCGTTCGGCGTTTATCCTCGGCGATGAAGTTGTCAAAATATGTACCCCAATACTCCGGTGTCCCCGGCGCGCCGGCGGTGTGCTGGAACCAGAAGATCGCCGCGCCCAGACCGCGGAGATGCGAGACGAGGTGATTGACCTTGGGCAAAATAGCGCTGGCCGCACCGGCTCTGTCGAAGGGCGCGCCGTCGGCTAGCCATGCATTCTGCATGTTCAAGACACAGACAGCCGTGCGCTTGGCATCGAGCCGATCGAAGACCGCCAGCGTGTCGCGCCGATAGACGGCGCGCCGGATCAGCTCGCTGGGAAGGCCTGAAGTGAAGCCCTTATCGTCTGCCATGGCGGTCACCTGCCGAGGATCTGAGACGTTCCGAGTCCGGGAAGCGCCTCAGCGTTGATACAAAGCGCGGGCGACGACGGACGATCCATATGGCCGCGCACGGTCCATCGTATGTCGATCGAGAGTGGCTCGCCACGGGTGATGAAACTGCGAACTGGACGGAGCCGGTCCCACTGAGCCGTTAGATGCTGAAGCTTTAGACGAGCGATCGCACCGTTGAAGCGGCCGTGGCCAAACCGCCGCTTTACAGCGCGTGCCCGCGTGGCTAGGTTCGATCGCAGGCGTATTGGCACCAAGCTCTGCAGGACCATTCCTATGTCCATGGCCACCCAACATCGCTGGAGCATTGTTCTCCAGACCCACATCGGGGGGCCATCGAGGCTGATGACGCGCTGAGTTTCGCGGCATATGCATAAGACAGGCCCCGCCGGAGATCGACCGGGCCTTTTTACTTGGCTGACGCTGTCGCATCTCCAGCTCAAACAACGGAGAGCGACATGACACGAATACACGTATCGCATGCCGCGAATGCGCTGGGTTCGCCCTTGGGACTGCGCCGGGCGGCGTCGGCGCCGATGCGCTTCCTCCAGCGCTTCGGAGCCTGGCTGCTGCGCCCGCGCCCGCATCGTGCTGCGCCTCACCAACAGGGTTCAGTTTGGCACGAAGAAGATTAGCTTCCGGGGGATCCGCGAGCGCGTCGCGCTCGCGGATCGGGGCATAAGTGAGGCTAATTCCTGACGATATTCCAGTAGACGAGCTCGGGCGCATCGAGCACGCCCTCGACGTTCTTGCGATAGGCGATCGGATTCAGCATCTGGCCGAGGACCCGGTAGGGGAGAACCTCGAAGAATTTGCGCTGGAAGGCTTCCAGCGCCGTCTTGCGTTGCTGAGGCGTCGCGGCGTCGAGGAAATCGATGCGCATCTTCTCCATCGACTCGTCGCAGGCCCAACCGAACCAATTCTTGCCGTCGCACGGCGTTGCCGCGGAGATGTTGAGGAACGGATGCGATTGCAGGCTAGAGGGCCAGGTGGTCTGGAAGATGTGCCAGCCGCCTTTGTTGGTCTGCGGATCGTCCTTGACGGTGCGCCGCTGCACCAGCGTTGCCCAGT
Proteins encoded in this window:
- a CDS encoding TIGR04372 family glycosyltransferase, with product MEMKKEAAGEASAAEAAAADAAGDRPGAARHYRKALLRQPDQGECLFRLGRIASDLGNLVLTRALIGRAVACRPEASAYHLELASLREMSGNLPTAIASRRRALALAPDDADAIARLGHLLRRLHAIDAADRLYRRALSVVPKLGQAHLGLGLLAEARAAVAEARMHFERMADQVPGALARIADVGLRDHAALDLGTDAPNRFTALGETYFRANRIPEAVTAFCIALSMDVDHARAKAMLNAVMRRQGRTAVLFRLLVHPSFGIIAVEADLLLRHIQAGSVPREFLCILLSGNRPANRQLTRLIQRATSLVEDDLLYYAALEVLAPRYMLPEGVVRLMEFDVGFNARTRPPLTFSAEELAEGQAYLEANGLNPKQDWFVCIYARDISYSQNVFSGARLATTDFRNADIATFVPAIQAIIAAGGWVFRIGKDVARPLPLQHERVIDYAASGRSDLLDLFLLAHCRFFLGTPAGPGDAGRLFNMPCLYVNAVPPGFCPFGAQTIYISKKLRHRNGGAPVRLADYLALVAQDPSMLAFFSDDGLASAGLVYEDNTPEEIEAATKEMLARVAGSFSETELDQSLRQRYLDAFRAGSWSGAAKRVSMSSEAGMPLGAAFLRRYQDLLLPD
- a CDS encoding cysteine hydrolase encodes the protein MADDKGFTSGLPSELIRRAVYRRDTLAVFDRLDAKRTAVCVLNMQNAWLADGAPFDRAGAASAILPKVNHLVSHLRGLGAAIFWFQHTAGAPGTPEYWGTYFDNFIAEDKRRTAVAALTAGTPFQALSDRLDRRPSDIVLPKYRFSAFMKNPHDLETLLRDKGIDTVVVAGTATNVCCESTIRDAMMRGFRTFMPHDSVAAPTEDAHLAGLRSIMQTFADVRPVEEILQLAT